The following is a genomic window from Bacillus sp. V2I10.
GTAAAGGAGCTGACAAAATGTCAGTCAATGTAAACGAGAAAGTAACCGCGATCATTAAAACATTCGAACGTCCATATTGCCTGGATATGCTCATAAAGAGTATAAACAAATTCTATCCTGGTCTGCCTATTATTGTAGCAGATGATAGTAAATCTCCGATTCCCCGCACAGATGTAGAGTATCATGTTCTTCCTTTTGATAGCGGACTGTCAACAGGCCGTAATTTCCTAATGAAACAAGTGAAAACTCCTTATTTTTTATTACTAGATGATGATCACTTTTTTATTAACGAAACTAAAATTGAATCGTTGCTTGATGTTCTTGAAAACTCTGATATAGATATTGTTGGCGGCCGATATATTCAGACAAACGGGGTAAGAAATTCACAAGCAGTTTTTAAGATAATTGAGAATGAGCTCATTTTAACAGCTAATCCGTACGGAATTGAAAATGGGGTGGAATTGTACGATAATGTTGCCAACTTTTTTTTGGCAAAAACGGATAAATTACAAAACCATAAATGGGATGAAAGTTTAAAATTAGGAGAACATTGGGATTTTTTCTTAAGTCATAAAGGAAAAATTAAAGTAGCGATGCATCCAGAAATATTTCTTTTTCATACAAACGACCGCTCAAATGATGTGTATAACCAGCATCGAAATCGGGAATATGAAGTTTACAGACAAATGTTTATGGCTAAGCATGGTCTCTTACAAATTAAAAGTGAACTAAAGCGCTCGCCTATTGATGCCGTAAAGGAATACTTGAGTTCAGAAACAATTGAAACCTATTTTAGTTGATTAATTAAATATATAAAGCTTTGAACTACTCATAGGGCAATGACCTGATTCAAGGAGTTGAGGAAAGTGGAGGATTTTAAATCTATTAATATTACTTATAAGAAAGGGCAAAAAGTAGAAATTGTTCATAATCCAACCTCTTATCCGCTAATTGGAAAGGGGAAGCAAGGGGCCGTTTTTAAAATTTCTTCGGATCAATGCGTTAAAATTTACGCAAAACAAAGGAACGCCCTGAGCGAAAGCAAAGTTTTAATAGCTGCACAGGAATCGCGGATTGTTCCAAAACTTTATGAGGTTGGAGCAAACTATATCATTATGGAGTACATTGAGGGTCCTTCTTTATTCGAATATCTTAAAACAAATCGGGTTTTATCCGAAAAAGTTACCAACGAAATCCTATTCATACTAAAAGAAATGAAGCGGTTAAAATTTGCCCGTTTGGATTCTAGGTTAAACCACATCATCGTAACCAAGCGAGGGGACCTTAAAGTAGTAGACCTTGTGAGCCATTTTAAAAAAAAGGTTGACCGGCCTGAACTTCTCATGAAACACCTAAAAAGATTGGGTTTATTATCGTCGTTTTTGGAACAGGTAAAAAATATCGACCCTCAATCCTATCTAGAATGGAAAGATTTCAAATAAAAAAACTCCCTGCAGACTAATATGCTCCCAATTAAGTAGACAGATGAAAAAATATAAATCTGTTTACTTAATTGGGGTTTTTTTTATGGCTAAAAGTCCTTTTTCTGCGCTAGAAAAATATGAAATTATAACTGCTTACGAAAATCGATCATTTTCTTCACTGGAATTCTGCCAACAGATGAATTTAGCAAGAAGTACAATTAAACACTGGATTCACCTTTTTAAGACATATGGCATAGACGGACTTCAAGGAGTGAAATGGAAAGGTTACTCTAAGACAGGCAGCTGTATTGGACCATCTTTCAGGAGGATATTCTTTAAGGGAGCTTATTCATAAATATGGAAAAAAAGGGATGAGAAACTCTATGACTAAAAGCCGATCCACCACACTTAAAGAACGACTCGAAATTGTTTCACATTGTCTGGTTCACCAAAAGAATCATCATCAAACCGCCCAACATTTTCATGTGTCTTATCAACAGGTCTATCAATGGGTGATAAAATTCGAAGAAAGTGGAGAAAAAGGGCTTCAAGACAAACGTGGCAAGCAAAACAAGAATCAGAGTTATCTCCCGAAGAAAAAATGAAGCTCCAAATGAAACACCTTGAACAGGAAAATGAGCGGTTGAAAGCTGAAAATGCCTTTTTAAAAAAGTTGGAGGAACTCGAGAGGAGGCGGTTTTAAGCCAAGTCAGAGCTTTAAAGAAATATACAGCCATTCAAGAACTTCATCAGGAAGAGGGGTTCTCTATTGCGCTGTTGTGCAAAATTGCCAATATCGCTCGCTCGACTTATTATAAGTGGCTTCGTCGCACACCTACCGAAAAGGACAAGCAAAACGAAGAAATACTGTTAGAGATAGTACGGATTCACAAGGAAGTAGCAGGAATTTATGGATACCGGCGTATGACCTTAAATTTGTGCCGGTTATTTAACTGTCCATATACTCTATTCATTAAAAGCATTGGTAGTGTGTGATAAGAATACATAATTAGGCCGCAGCACAATTTTTGAGTTTAAACTTTTATCCATTTCAAGTGGTGCCACTTTACATAAAATATTAATAAACGAGAAAAAGGTCTGGAAAAAAACAGTCATACGAAAGGAGTGACAAAATGGCAGCCAATAAAGGCGAGAAAGTTCCCGCGATTATTTAAACCTTTGAACGTCCGCATTGCCTTGATATGCTTATAAAAAGCATAAGGGAATTCTATCCAATCCTACATATTATGATTAAAAGTTTCAATAACTATTAAGAATCCAAAATTCCATGTTCCTTTCAAGAGACTATAGTGCTTGAATGAACCTTAGGATTGAACAATAAATTGTTGGCCTTTTTAATTATAAATACTAAAAATATCAGTGAATAGAAGTGATAGCTAGTAT
Proteins encoded in this region:
- a CDS encoding glycosyltransferase, whose protein sequence is MSVNVNEKVTAIIKTFERPYCLDMLIKSINKFYPGLPIIVADDSKSPIPRTDVEYHVLPFDSGLSTGRNFLMKQVKTPYFLLLDDDHFFINETKIESLLDVLENSDIDIVGGRYIQTNGVRNSQAVFKIIENELILTANPYGIENGVELYDNVANFFLAKTDKLQNHKWDESLKLGEHWDFFLSHKGKIKVAMHPEIFLFHTNDRSNDVYNQHRNREYEVYRQMFMAKHGLLQIKSELKRSPIDAVKEYLSSETIETYFS
- a CDS encoding helix-turn-helix domain-containing protein — encoded protein: MAKSPFSALEKYEIITAYENRSFSSLEFCQQMNLARSTIKHWIHLFKTYGIDGLQGVKWKGYSKTGSCIGPSFRRIFFKGAYS
- a CDS encoding helix-turn-helix domain-containing protein, with protein sequence MTKSRSTTLKERLEIVSHCLVHQKNHHQTAQHFHVSYQQVYQWVIKFEESGEKGLQDKRGKQNKNQSYLPKKK